Proteins encoded by one window of Streptomyces sp. NBC_01571:
- a CDS encoding ATP-binding protein, with product MQVLQVQLEIRPDPAEVGRARRWARSRLAGSGIEADEPLAETLILLVSELVTNAVVHTGCPAVLRLSLPGVPGESLGTVRLEVADSSDCPPRPRHAEGDETNGRGLELVDGLADRWGWNPEGVGKSIWCEVDRCTTAARASAAYVTYQGFAYEAYEAV from the coding sequence GTGCAGGTGCTTCAAGTGCAGCTGGAGATCCGGCCCGACCCCGCGGAGGTGGGGCGAGCCCGGAGATGGGCCCGGTCGAGGCTCGCCGGATCAGGCATAGAGGCCGATGAGCCGCTCGCCGAGACGCTGATCCTGCTCGTCTCCGAACTCGTCACCAACGCCGTGGTGCACACCGGGTGTCCGGCCGTGCTGCGGCTCTCCCTGCCGGGCGTCCCCGGTGAGTCGCTGGGCACGGTCCGCCTTGAGGTGGCCGACTCCAGTGACTGCCCCCCGCGGCCCCGGCACGCGGAGGGTGACGAGACCAACGGCCGCGGCCTGGAGCTGGTCGACGGACTCGCGGATCGCTGGGGCTGGAACCCCGAGGGCGTCGGCAAGAGCATCTGGTGCGAGGTGGACCGCTGTACGACGGCGGCGAGGGCCTCGGCCGCGTACGTGACCTACCAGGGCTTCGCCTACGAGGCCTACGAAGCCGTCTGA